CAACTTAATATTAGATTTCCATTATCTAATACATCTACTCGGTAAAGATAATCATTAAATACCTCGGGCGCAAGAGAGCGGATCTCTTTTTCTATCTTTTTTCGAAGATTCCGATTTTGAAACCATTTTAGAAGTTTGGCAAAAGCCATCGCAACTCCGAAAAACTCCTAAGAAAACGAGGTTTTCCGGAGCTTATTTCACTAAAAATTCTTTGTAAGTATTCGCTACTTCTTCAGGTCTTTCTAACATGGGAACATGACCCATATCTTTTAGGATTATTTTTTTAGACCCCTTAATGCCCTTTTCCAAAACTCCAGCACCGGAGACACTCAATACTCTATCCGTATCACCCCAGAGGATCAAAGTTCGAGCTGTAATCTTATTCATATTTTCCTGCAAAGGAAAACCAGTAGATCTAATCTGTTTGAATATATATTTATTAAACTCGGAATTTTTAATCGCCTTCTCCGCAAAATAAGAAGCTAAAAAGGAAGGAATTGGAGGAGGTGTTACAAATATGAATTTCATCAAATCTTGAAATTCTTCTGCGTTAGTCGCAACTAAGTTGTTTTTTCCCTTCTCCAGGTTTTTAGATAGCTCACTTTTTTCGGGGCTGTTCACTCCGGATGGCGCGAATAATCCTAGAGATAAAATCTTTTGCGGATACGTTGCAGCATATACTCCTGAGATCGCTCCTCCCATGGAGTTTCCAACTATATGGAATTTTTCCCAACCCAACTTGGTAACGAACTCGTCTAGTCGTTTTACTTGCTGGGCAATATTATAATCCTGATCTGCGATTCTATCATTCTCTCCGAAACCGGGAAGGTCGACTGCTACAACTGTATATGTAGGAGTGAGCCATTTCGAGAATCTAGTCCAATTATCTTTGTCTCCCCCGAATCCATGGACCATCAGGATTTTTTCGCTACCTTCTCCACCCTCTAAATACACCCAGTTCCAAGGTTCTATCTTGGTTTGTTTTTTTTCGAGGCCTGCTTTCCATCTTTCATAACCGATTCCTGTTTTG
This genomic window from Leptospira neocaledonica contains:
- a CDS encoding alpha/beta fold hydrolase, which encodes MKRKFFPIYLLLILFGLTYCSETLVKTGIGYERWKAGLEKKQTKIEPWNWVYLEGGEGSEKILMVHGFGGDKDNWTRFSKWLTPTYTVVAVDLPGFGENDRIADQDYNIAQQVKRLDEFVTKLGWEKFHIVGNSMGGAISGVYAATYPQKILSLGLFAPSGVNSPEKSELSKNLEKGKNNLVATNAEEFQDLMKFIFVTPPPIPSFLASYFAEKAIKNSEFNKYIFKQIRSTGFPLQENMNKITARTLILWGDTDRVLSVSGAGVLEKGIKGSKKIILKDMGHVPMLERPEEVANTYKEFLVK